From the genome of Nicotiana sylvestris chromosome 1, ASM39365v2, whole genome shotgun sequence:
ggaacattatgcaaacacgatgtcgatgagaggaagtaagggtccctgctcgagatgttattgatagaaaaGGAATcagtgcgagacataagttaagataaaggaaataacccaagaaagatttcgcATGACAATGGGCCAACgaatagttagtagttgattcaggaagatccTAGTCAAGACTaaacaagaagttacagacaaatcaaaagatcatgcaagataaatgtagtgaaccccaacatggagaattcagccccgCAGTTacgacattgtaatacttgagatatattcatataggagttggagaagttaaaaaggtactatatgagtgttacggaaataaaagagagtgccactaggaagacggTCAAAATATCAGTCCAGAAGCAACcccacaagcacaagggcatggagataagtaactacggataagtataggcaagtACGGACAGTAGAAGGTCCGTCAAGTATACgatataataagctcgcatctttaaAACAGTCAAAGGGTCCTCCGTAAGTACTATAGTGAAGGACTAGATTAAgaaatgaggaagaaggcttcaacataAGCACAATAACCTAATGAAGAAAAGGTCATGTAAAAGCAGTCTCACAACAAAAATTGTATGCCCTCCAAAAGAGAGTgacacctaccatggctaatgaacggggagAAAGATCGAAGGTAATATTTGAGACTATATGAGTTGGATAAAAATTCTGGCAAGTGTGGGAACTAGGATGAGTTACGTATGCAttcaacaaggggcagaaagaccagaaaAAACAATTGCATACGTTTTAAGAGAGttgagatggaacgaaagaaattattcactcaatgatccagagttagtacgttatggacacactcaagattttggagcattatatttgttggcaatcatacagccataaaagactccggtataagttaaaaaaagaagaattgagcccagggcatagacaaattattgaattgttagaagattgtatcatggatattccatattgcccatgaaaggctaaggtaataactgataccatgagacACAAATCGAAaggtagcttaagcctacataaaggctgatcgaAAGGAAGATGAAGCTAAAGAATCATATCACTGAAGCaaatcaagagtctgattattggacctagaaaaattatagaagttgtgcttgagaacatgacagattcactcttaatatcagatgtttaAGAGAAATAACATAACAACCATAATCTACAAGAaatccagttagaagaagtaccagtctcataagaagtcagtacgaagctcccatcaGATAATGTATATAgtagaggtgcgagtattataatagagcttcaagttatggacgttaattatacctatgtggagggaaggtcatgaaagagatagaagatacgatgtgaaattttaaggtaagtaaggtaaaggtgaataacgtacgagatactcaaaggcagaagatcgtgaataatccatacttcggatagaagtctATAAGCGCAGGGATTCAATATCCAGAAATGATAGCAGCAGTGtgagtagcatatcttccagcctatagtCTAGGTAAAGGAAAGCCTGATTATGAGAGTAAAGgatagttagagacgatgtgatgtctcgcttgatattccagaacaacataaggaaatctatggtgcaagcaaattGAAGGAAGGCCGCATATataataaatagatatgtataggtcccaAACTAAAGTATAGTACAGCGACAAAATTTTAACGAAAAAtaagtaaggatgaggaaaggcaagtgaaagggtgacgagaacggataagtcctcgggattaaaacccatgaaaacaagaaagctaatggtttctctaagttatagaaatttcagtatagcctgaatgaactcaaaggagtctaagactaataacattcaAAAGATATGGAATGTTGCCCTGTTAATAGAATACGGGTGTAATTATTATGGAAAAAATGACATTTGGgctttcgattgagtaatgatctgacgaATAACAAAAAGGGGtctcatgaattggacaggattaaaatacccacgcaaggtaaatcacattgggatgccgtGAGATACGGTTTTAAAAGCAGGGTATCGCCCTAGGTGGACCAATCTAAacatttcagatgttccccgataaaacgtgaatcctagcagcaatattacataaaaggttaagttatcaggggtggattatggatcaaaattgaggtgaatcaacaatggatggataaaagttataaagtatgagaagagattaggccgtcattatTAAGATGAGCAGTAATGTGGATGCATTAGAGGACATAGATTTTATACGTAtgggataagcaatgaaagtaacctgggatttggtagcagacctcagtaatgaGAAGTCGAGGTAAGAGTtgtggtatagtatgacctatgtagatgcagtaaagtcatacgaatggataaccacgtctataaaataagagagaaatattcgtaagttcgacaaaaagtgaagaacttcaggattggctaaaaactggaggaaaaaggagaggagagTCGCATAAGCACACTTATAATGTCAGTATCATAGAAGCTGCATGATgggaggtagcaacagttatgagattggaagaaATTTGATCGcaagtcatggcgtgggaaagaggcctaaagggggggatACCCTTACCTTTTGACTTATTCACAgaatagttgcctagatggcaagaacaCTACTAAAGTATTCACAAGAGTTAGGGGACATGataatgataagagcatcaatcaacattcgaggataaatgttccaaagaggggaatgatgttacaccccatattttcgtacatgaaaatacaccataaataaattaatgagagctcggaagtgagatgtcacgtcccacagtattatattacggtgatgtcacgtttcgcagtattaagttacggcgatgttgcaccctgaagtattgtacgttaaaatttcattttcagttaaccgatgcaagactcggggatgagatcatcttgacattaacgtacttacgctatttatagcaagcaataaataagtgttatgaagaataagagggtacacggattaagagaaaacgagtttcgttaaaagtggtcaatttggaataaaatacgggtcgagcgataatacacGATAATTaagaactagtaccatgcaaggtaccatatgaccactgtagtataatatataaagtatatatgaagtattttaaaaataaatagaagtttaactaatttatggtaatttttaaattatgaggataattgattaattactgggtaacggaacattacccgattaactagtaagtggataaaaatttatatcCCGCCCCCACCCACGCGGCAAAAAGCAACAATTTTGGAAGTGACAAAGTAGTCACTATTGCCAAATGGCTAGTCATGAAGATGACTAAGACTTGTGGCCAAAATCActttctgcatttggattcaaaCAAAATACATTAGAAACATAATCAATTGTCCACTATTGAAAATCCATAGAAAAGTTTCCTTCAAATTCAAAACACCAAGATCTGATTTTGGCTTAAAAGCCTAAGAAGATAGAGCAGAAATGTTCCACCTCAATCAAAAGCTTTATTATGAAGCAATTTCGTCCAAACTTAAAAAATTAAGCAAAATCTCGTTGAAGAATTTCAACCAAAGCAGAAGCTTAATCCAATTTTTAGAGTTCTAAGGAATATTACACGGAGATTTCCCTAGTCCAGGTATGTTAAAgcccttccttctttcttttggcatggtccaattatactgaagaaacgagcaaatacacatttatacatgtgcattgacccttgaccagatggtgttatatacgcgtgtCTATACTCTTGagtccccatgaaaaatattattattttctgttcatgggtctcagaataatacacagttgaaaaagtttatccgggaGGAATATTGAGaatattacatatttttcatttatttcactcatttatatatgtgcattgacccatgaccagatggcgttatatacgaatatatatgtaaatatgtgtatatgggatatgggaaaaggttacggcgttatgtacgcaccaccacctgatcagctggtatatgatgatgatgttgcccacagtggttgaaatatgattcaaacggcgttatatacgcatatacatgtacgtatatgtatatgggatatgggaagaggttatcacgttatatacgcaccaacacctgatcagctggtatattgtattgggaaaaattaagttCATATATAGAATTGATTGTAAGGTGACACATCATGATATGTGAACTGGTCAAAGGATGACAGTTGGTAAAGAATAATTAAAGAGGCAAGCTTCAACAGGCATGGGCAGCGGTTCAAGAAGAAAACAGGAAGGATAAATGCTCGAAACCTCTTAATGTTCAAAGATCGTATTAAGAGAATGAATCTGATAGCAAAAAAGGGTATAGATACGTATTGTCAGtaattaataggcattaaatACAGAAAATGTTAGCGAATCTGTATTGAAACAAATATGGTTACCAgttataacgttacattaaatgcCATTAATTATCCATAATGGCTCTATTATGATAGAAACAAAACGTATTATCTagagatagctataaaaggagaagagtgATCATTTGTAAatacacgaaatactattggaatatTGATTTACTTTGTTTTATATTCAGCTGAAATTTATCAATTATTCTTAtttctatttgattatcagtaacccgagttcttctaaaacaAGCTTTGGTCGAAATCcggatttttggttaaacaaattggttatgttaccgggaatctgataatcgttTGCTTTCTTAATCAATTCTTTCATCAAAAACTTATCATCTCGAATGTCAACGACAGTAACCAACACAATTTACCACTCCAAGATCCACAACATCAAGTGAATGATGCGGATGATAGGACCCCACCTCCCTCGCCGCATGATTCACAACGACAGTCATGAAAGGGGACTCTAGATGGATCTGAAGCAAATAACAGAGTTGCTAACCTAAACGGATCTGAGCTAAATCAAAATGACAGAGTTGCGAACGAACAAGCACTCCATGATGCTCTGAAGAAACTAATTGCTCAACAAGTCAATAATGCTCTCCGGGCTTTTACCAGCCAGTTACCAGTTGCACCACCAACAACTACTCCGAATCACAATACTTTAGAAAACCTGCATTCTGGACTCGTTAATTCAGGCAGTGGTGGAACTCCTAGCGAGTCTCGTGATGGTGAACCAGGTAACATGGTTAATTATTACTTACAAAAATTAGTTTTAACCTTGCAGAaatagctcaaggagcaaagcgatcgcatagagcaaatacctggagtACCACCTGTAATCAAAAGAATAGAAatggataaatattcacaacaaccttggaagcccaGTGCTACTCCTGTGCCGATTCCCAAGAAGTTTAAGATgcttgatattccaaaatatgatggcaaaactgatccacgagaccacaTGACTGCGTTCACAACTGGTGTGAAAGGCAACAACTTAAACaaataagaaattgaatcagtattggtcaagaaattcagtgaaacactcaccaagggagcATTGACATGGTATTCTCTCTTACCCGAAAAttatataaattcttttgctgagcttgtagattcatttatcaaagcgcattcgggagctcaaaaagtcgaaaaaagaattgaagatattttcaaaataaatcaacgGGATTCTGAGCTACTCAGAGAATTCGTGTATAGATTCCAACTTGAAAGGATGGCATTATCACGcatacctgataactgggcagtTATGGCTGTTGCCAGTAATTTGAATGAGAAAAGCTCAAAAGCTACAAGATGACTCAAAGAAAGTCTACGTGAATTCCCAACAACAACCTGGAATGATGTGTACAACAAATACAGCACGAAGCTAAGGATCTAAGAAGATACCATCTCCCGGTCTCAAAAAGAGGAGAAGGTGAGTTCGAGAAGTGCGAAAaccgaaaaaaggtccggtaaagAACTATGGGTAATAAGGTGCGGTGGCCAAAGGAAATGGGATCAAATCCAAATAGGTGTAATCCTGATCACTAATGCGATTTTCACAACGATCATGTTCATAAAATGGCAGATTGTAGATTGCTACAAGGTGAAGTAGACCATTTATTAAAGCAAGGGTATCTTACCGAactatttagtgaaaaaggtaagcaagcatacatgAAGAACATGCAGGAGCCCCCTAAACCTCCTTCTCCAAAAAGGACCGttaatgtcataagcgggggcGAAGAAATTTACGGCGTGACATATACGGCGGCCAAGAAAGTTTTAAAAGTTACAGTTACACACGGGAAGTGCGTCCGACATGTTTTGGAAGAAAAAAGTATTACATTTGATTATGCAAATGCGGACAGCATGTTAACTCcacacaacgatgcactggtaatatctctacttgtGCATGATACTAatatgaaacgagttttgattgatccaggtagttccgtgaacatcattttgctaagagtattaaacgagatgcaagctgaagataagctAGTACCTAAGGCACATACTTTATCTGGCTTTGACAATTCAAGGGTCGTGACAAAAGGGGAGGTAGTACTTACAACATTCGCAGAAAGAGTCGTCAAAGATACGAAATTTCAGGTGGTGGAGATGGAAATGGCTAACAATATGATTCTCGGAAGACCGTGGATTCATGAGATGGATGATGTGTCGTCT
Proteins encoded in this window:
- the LOC138891303 gene encoding uncharacterized protein, with the translated sequence MADCRLLQGEVDHLLKQGYLTELFSEKGKQAYMKNMQEPPKPPSPKRTVNVISGGEEIYGVTYTAAKKVLKVTVTHGKCVRHVLEEKSITFDYANADSMLTPHNDALVISLLVHDTNMKRVLIDPGSSVNIILLRVLNEMQAEDKLVPKAHTLSGFDNSRVVTKGEVVLTTFAERVVKDTKFQVVEMEMANNMILGRPWIHEMDDVSSTLHQVIKFPSPKGIRQIRGDQQT